In a single window of the Pocillopora verrucosa isolate sample1 chromosome 4, ASM3666991v2, whole genome shotgun sequence genome:
- the LOC131794746 gene encoding uncharacterized protein: MFPVGLMRVGYREYDVGVLFLIISSQFVISFTTSSTSSPKTTNTAEISSRKTTRYVSTIRKSQQANNSHISGFTTTFFPTSVIENRNSVNASLVKRRRCSRERNEDCPKFVDRYSSFYLKIGGWLMLGIVLAGITALGVTHFLGMRTMHRPRRRELSRILWVEARTKSKLARFV; encoded by the exons ATGTTTCCAGTGGGATTAATGCGTGTTGGATATCGAGAGTATGACGTTGGAGTGCTATTTTTAATTATCTCGAGTCAATTCGTGATTTCGTTTACAACCTCGTCAACGTCCTCTCCGAAAACCACAAACACTGCGGAGATTTCATCCAGAAAAACGACCAGATATGTTTCCACCATCCGAAAAAGCCAACAAGCAAACAATTCACATATATCTGGTTTTACGACGACCTTTTTTCCGACATCAGTGATAGAAAATCGGAATTCTGTAAATGCAAGTTTGGTCAAGAGACGTCGATGTTCCCGCGAACGTAACGAGGACTGTCCTAAATTTGTCGATAGATATTCGTCATTTTATCTTAAG ATCGGAGGCTGGTTAATGCTGGGTATCGTTTTGGCGGGAATCACGGCGCTCGGTGTCACGCACTTCTTGGGGATGAGAACAATGCACAGACCAAGGAGAAGAGAACTGTCACGCATTTTGTGGGTTGAAGCTCGTACAAAGTCTAAACTGGCTAGATTTGTTTGA